The stretch of DNA TATCCTCCAGGTGTCTTCTATCCATCCTTGTGTCTTTTGTccgtccttgtgtcctccaggtgTCTTTTGTccgtccttgtgtcctccaggtgTCTTTTGTccgtccttgtgtcctccaggtgTCTTTTGTCCGTCCTTGTGTCCTTCAGGTGTCTTCTGTccgtccttgtgtcctccaggtgTCTTCTATCCGTCCTTGTGTCTTCTGTCCATCCTTGTGCCCCCCAGGTGTCTTCTGTccgtccttgtgtcctccaggtgTCTTCTATCCGTCCTTGTGTCTTCTGTCCATCCTTGTGCCCCCCAGGTGTCTTCTGTccgtccttgtgtcctccaggtgTCTTCTATCCGTCCTTGTATCCTCCAGGTGTTTTCTGTccatccttgtgtcctccaggtgTCTTCTATCCATCCTTGTGTCTTCTGTccgtccttgtgtcctccaggagCTTCTGTccgtccttgtgtcctccaggtgTCTTCTATCCGTCCTTGTGTCTTCTGTccgtccttgtgtcctccaggtgtcttctgtctgtccttgtgtcctccaggtgtcttctgtctgtccttgtgtcctccaggtgTCTTCTATCCGTCCTTGTATCCTCCAGGTGTCTTCTGTCCGTTGATGTGTCCTCCGGTTGTCTTCTATCCGTCCTTGTGTCTTCTGTCCTTCCTTGTGCCCTCCAGGTGTCTTCTGTCCCTCCTAGTGTCCTCCAGGTGTCTTCTATCCGTCCTAGTATCCTCCAGGTGTCTTCTATCCATCCTTGTGTCTTCTGTccgtccttgtgtcctccaggtgTCTTTTGTccgtccttgtgtcctccaggtgTCTTTTGTCCGTCCTTGTGTCCTTCCGGTGTCTTCTGTCCGTCCTTGTGTCTTCTATCCGTCCTTGTGTCTTCTGTCCATCCTTGTGCCCCCCAGGTGTCTTCTGTccgtccttgtgtcctccaggtgtcttctatccgtccttgtgtcctccaggtgtcttctgtccgtccttgtgtcctccaggtgTCTTCTGTCTGTCCTTGTGCCCTCCAGGAGTCTTCTGTTcatccttgtgtcctccaggagTCTTCTGTTcatccttgtgtcctccaggagTCTTCTGTTcatccttgtgtcctccaggagTCTTCTGTTcatccttgtgtcctccaggagTCTTCTGTTcatccttgtgtcctccaggagTCTTCTGTTcatccttgtgtcctccaggagTCTTTTGTTcatccttgtgtcctccaggtgtcttctgtccgtccttgtgtcctccaggtgTCTTTTTTCTGTCCTTGTGCCCTCCAAGTGTCTTCTGtacatccttgtgtcctccaggtgTCTTCTTTCTGTCCTTGTGCCCTCCAGGTGTCTTCTGTccatccttgtgtcctccaggtgTCTTCTGTCCATCCTTGTATTTTCCAGGTGTCTTCTATCTGTCCTTGTGTCTTCTGTCCATCCTTGTGTCCTTCAGGTGTCTTCTTTCCGTCTTAGTGTCCTCCATGTGTCTTCTGTCCATCCTTGTATCCTTCAGGTGTCTTCTGTCCATCCTTCTGCCCTTCAGGTGTCTTCTGTTTATCCTTGTATCCTTCAGGTGTCTTCTGTCCATCCTTCTGCCCTTCAGGTGTCTTCTGTCCATCCTTGTGTCCTTTAGGTGTCTTCTGTCCATCCTTGTATCCTTTAGGTGTCTTCTGTCCATCCTTGTGTTCTCCAGGTGTCTTCTGTCCATCCTTCTGCCCTTCAGGTGTCTTCTGTCCATCCTTGTGTTCTCCAGGTGTCTTCTGTccatccttgtgtcctccaggtgTCTTCTGTCCATCCTTGTGTTCTCCAGGTGTCTTCTGTCCATCCTTCTGCCCTTCAGGTGTCTTCTGTCCATCCTTGTGTCCTTTAGGTGTCTTCTGTCCATCCTTGTATCCTTTAGGTGTCTTCTGTccatccttgtgtcctccaggtgTCTTCTGTCCATCCTTGTGTCCTTTAGGTGTCTTCTGTccatccttgtgtcctccaggtgTCTTCTGTCCATCCTTCTGCCCTTCAGGTGCCTTCTGTCAATCCTTGTATCCTTTAGGTGTCTTCTGTCCATCCTTGTGTCTTCTGTCCATCCTTGTGTTCTCCAGGTGTCTTCTGTTCATCCTTCTGCCCTTCAGGTGTTTTCTGTCAATCCTTGTATCCTTTAGGTGTCTTCTGTCCGTCCTTGTGTCCTTCAGGTGTCTTCTGTCCATCCTTGTATCCTTTAGGTGTCTTCTGTCCATCCTTGTGTCCTTCAGGTGTCTTCTGTCCATCCTTGTGTCCTCTGGTTGTGCTCAGTGAcctcacttctttttttttttttttgcagatgtaATACCCAGGACTACATATGGCACAAGGGGCTGCGTTGCGAGTCCATCATCACCGACTTCCAGGTCATGTGTGTGGCCGTGGGCACCGCCGCGCTTGTTGTCCTTCTTCTCTTCATGATGACTGTCTTCTTTGCCAAAAAACTCTACCTGCTCAAAACCGAGAACTACAAACTACGTAAGAGAAAGTAAGTGACCACTACTCTGCATAGCCAATATATCTAAGCCTACCATGTGTGTTGCTGTctgttgagctgctgtatctaagcctactatatgtgatactgtgtgctgagctgctgtatctaagcctaccatgtgtgatacagtcttagATAACACACAGCCCTACACCCCAATTATACAAAGTTCCTGAGGATAAGTGACTCACTTGGACCCTTGGATTTGCTCCTCTCCTTGTAGCTCCACTTCACCCCCCCCAATCCCCTTCAGAGAACTTCATCAATGGATGAAAAGTTTCGGCCCTTTGTAGTCGTCTGTGTCTGGCGGTTGTTGGTTGAAGCTTTTCATGGCAACTTCGGACAAAGCCCCATCTGTCGGCCCCTAGAATAAGGAGCCCCCGCTGGGCAGCAGCTGTTTGCCAGCTTTACAGTGTGGGCCGAGGGTGGGGGGTGTAAGAACACTTGAATTGTGGGTGTTCTGCCAGGCGGAGGTAACCATTGTGCGGGTGGAGGTTGGAGGCGGGGTGCCCCCTGTTTTGTAAAGTGATTTCAAAAAGTTCTCCACAACTTTAAAAAGTTTGTCCTGACTTGTATCATGGCCTGCTGCAGATCTACGGCAGCTGAAGACCAAGTAGTCATCCAACCTGGAGAGGAATTATATGTCTTGCATTGTTTTTATTCTGCACAGCTGCAGACAGtcaggagcatgctgggagttgtagttctccaacaTCTGGAGAGCATCAGGTTGGGGACAGTGTGGGCTAAGGATTAGATGAGGGATAAGAACCCTGAGAGCCGTCTCTTCCCTTCCCCCACTAGAAGAACATGGCGGCCTTGGAGATCATGTAAATTTGTTATGGTGCCATTGTAACATGATCGGGGGCTTatatagggatttgcattggagGGCATCGTAATCCGAACCCTGATTCAATCCTGCATGGTTGCACCTGTTCCTTTAAATCAGTggcctccaaattgtggacctcctgctgtttcaaaactcccagcatgcccggacagccaaagtacACAACAGATTTCttccctgcaatctgctgtccgCTGCCTAttgttaggggaattccatcCCTACTAAAACATAGACCAGGATGGATCACAGGAAGGTGGGgcggtgtttcccaatcagtgtgtctcctgctgttgcaaaactacaactcccagcatgcgcggacagccaacgTATACAACAGATTACTTCCCAGCAATCTGCTGTCCgctgcctgttgttaggggaattccgTCTCTAGTAATAAATGGACCAGAATGGaacacaggagggggggggggggataggggtttcccagtgtgtctctagctgttgcaaaactacaactcccagcatggccggacagccagcggctgtccgggcatgctgggagttgtagttttgcaactggagtCTATTCAGCTTCTGATGGGAATTGTGGGTTGAAGCTACCCCTTGTGGGTCCAAAATTGGGACTCAGGGTCCGAGGAGACGGTTGATAACCGAGAGCAGATGCCTGCGTACACCTCCACACCTGGATCAAAACAGGTAAATGGCATTAATATGTATGGGATAACAATGTTTGGCGCGGTGGTAACACGTCTTCTCTCGCAGCAGGTACCGGACTCCCTCCGAGCTCCACAACGATAATTTCTCACTCTCCACCATTGCGGAAGGCTCCCA from Hyla sarda isolate aHylSar1 chromosome 5, aHylSar1.hap1, whole genome shotgun sequence encodes:
- the LOC130272827 gene encoding chondroitin sulfate proteoglycan 5-like isoform X4, with the protein product MCVAVGTAALVVLLLFMMTVFFAKKLYLLKTENYKLRKRKYRTPSELHNDNFSLSTIAEGSHPNEDPNAPQKVQDLPKACLKDEEPFNIQNSLSPKHESGKGDPDIVDVNCVLNNLT
- the LOC130272827 gene encoding chondroitin sulfate proteoglycan 5-like isoform X3 — translated: MCVAVGTAALVVLLLFMMTVFFAKKLYLLKTENYKLRKRNRYRTPSELHNDNFSLSTIAEGSHPNEDPNAPQKVQDLPKACLKDEEPFNIQNSLSPKHESGKGDPDIVDVNCVLNNLT